The genomic interval CTGGTGCTCATGCACAAGGGCAAGGGCGGCGGCCTCTCCGACATGTTCGGTGGCGGCATGCAGTCGTCCGTCGGCGGTTCCTCGGTCGCCGAGCGCAACCTCGACCGGATCACCATCGTGGTCGGTCTGCTCTGGTTCGCGTGCATCATCGTGCTCGGTCTCCTCATGAAGACGAACAGCTGA from Streptomyces sp. CC0208 carries:
- the secG gene encoding preprotein translocase subunit SecG, with product MGFSIALIIFSGLMMLLVLMHKGKGGGLSDMFGGGMQSSVGGSSVAERNLDRITIVVGLLWFACIIVLGLLMKTNS